A genomic region of Lytechinus pictus isolate F3 Inbred chromosome 2, Lp3.0, whole genome shotgun sequence contains the following coding sequences:
- the LOC129255111 gene encoding uncharacterized protein LOC129255111 gives MNTVMFRTGVLRKIYILFIILATVLLFYFVRPLQETYISSVKDGVGKKDGMDYDDQSESGILHEIINYLRSLIGLGLEGSSGISKTKIVYDSHARRLVDNLEMRLFQNKTNSSEVTGIKPPKKTGIHSLSYHETNTTDDSRPQCIPGKTRDRMLNLFGNRYDVNIHPFIGAETEVSSLVSLPPPFGFKKLESVLKKAVSVINKSDCSEITRSIDEQYRF, from the exons ATGAATACGGTCATGTTCCGAACTGGCGTCCTTCGAAAAATCTACATTCTGTTCATCATCCTCGCCACGGTCTTGCTTTTTTACTTCGTCCGACCACTCCAGGAGACGTACATCAGCAGCGTGAAAGATGGCGTAGGAAAGAAAGACGGAATGGACTACGATGATCAGTCGGAGTCTGGGATTCTTCACGAAATCATCAATTATCTTCGTTCTCTTATAG GCCTTGGATTGGAGGGCAGTAGTGGCATATCCAAAACAAAGATTGTTTATGACTCTCACGCCCGACGCTTGGTGGACAACCTAGAAATGCGACTCTTTCAGAATAAAACAAACTCTAGTGAAGTGACTGGTATCAAACCACCAAAGAAAACTGG CATCCACAGTCTATCATATCATGAAACAAACACAACAGATGATAGTCGGCCTCAATGTATTCCTGGAAAAACGCGAGATAGAATGCTCAATCTCTTTGGTAACAG ATACGATGTCAACATTCATCCCTTTATTGGCGCGGAAACGGAAGTATCAAGTCTTGTCTCACTTCCACCACCGTTTGGGTTTAAAAAATTAG AGAGTGTTTTAAAGAAAGCTGTATCTGTCATCAATAAGTCAGACTGCTCCGAAATTACGAG GAGTATTGATGAGCAGTATCGGTTTTGA